The Sneathiella sp. P13V-1 genome includes a window with the following:
- a CDS encoding response regulator — MNSNILIVDDEPELRDVLRETLEMENYIVSEAANAEEMRHKFNEEDFDLVILDLMMPGEDGLSLTRYLKERSDVGVIILTGKGESVDLIIGLEMGADDYVAKPYNRRELLARIKSVLRRSGRPAGKSAEITDGKSCITFSGWELDLPHHKLAAPDGSDVPLTMAEFQLLRVLLENPGQPINREDLSLKIFNKELRENSRNIDALVRRLRQKLEYDGNQPQMIKSVRGSGYTILTALD; from the coding sequence ATGAACAGCAACATTCTAATAGTAGATGACGAGCCTGAACTGCGCGATGTTTTACGCGAAACGCTCGAAATGGAAAACTATATTGTTAGCGAAGCCGCCAATGCAGAAGAGATGCGGCACAAGTTCAATGAAGAGGATTTTGACCTCGTCATCCTGGATCTGATGATGCCAGGTGAAGATGGCCTTAGCCTTACACGGTACTTGAAAGAACGCTCAGACGTGGGTGTCATTATTCTGACGGGTAAGGGCGAAAGTGTTGACCTGATTATTGGCCTCGAAATGGGGGCGGATGATTATGTCGCCAAACCATATAACCGCCGCGAACTTCTTGCCCGAATTAAAAGCGTTCTTCGCCGTAGCGGGCGCCCTGCAGGAAAGTCTGCAGAAATCACAGATGGAAAATCCTGCATCACATTTTCTGGATGGGAACTGGATCTGCCGCATCACAAGTTGGCAGCCCCGGACGGATCAGACGTGCCGCTGACCATGGCCGAATTTCAACTGCTTAGGGTTCTTCTTGAAAACCCGGGTCAGCCGATCAATCGCGAAGACCTAAGCCTTAAAATCTTTAATAAAGAACTCCGGGAAAACAGCCGCAATATTGACGCCTTGGTGCGTCGCTTACGCCAAAAACTGGAATATGACGGCAATCAACCGCAGATGATCAAATCCGTGCGTGGTTCAGGCTACACGATCCTGACTGCCTTGGATTAA
- a CDS encoding DCC1-like thiol-disulfide oxidoreductase family protein, translated as MKPQKENEVWVVYDGDCPVCRLVSYSLRIRKEVGKLNVLNAREGAGHPLYEEILARGLDLDEGMVLVYGGMFYHGADALNMMAILGGNVGWFNRFNAIMFRSPTMARVCYPVLRAGRNFLLWINGVQKIHSGQ; from the coding sequence GTGAAGCCACAAAAGGAAAATGAAGTCTGGGTTGTTTATGATGGGGATTGCCCCGTCTGCAGACTGGTCTCTTATTCCTTGCGCATTCGAAAAGAGGTTGGGAAATTAAATGTTCTCAATGCTCGAGAAGGCGCGGGTCATCCCTTGTATGAAGAGATACTCGCCAGAGGCTTGGATCTTGATGAAGGGATGGTCCTGGTTTACGGGGGGATGTTCTACCATGGAGCTGACGCCCTTAATATGATGGCCATTCTTGGCGGCAATGTAGGGTGGTTTAACCGTTTCAATGCCATCATGTTCCGATCCCCCACCATGGCAAGGGTTTGCTATCCCGTTTTGCGGGCAGGTCGGAATTTTCTCTTATGGATAAATGGTGTTCAGAAAATCCACTCAGGGCAGTGA
- a CDS encoding disulfide bond formation protein B yields MDVLYRNALWIALAMSVVTIGMVFIAQYGFDLYPCVLCIYQRWPYAAIIALVVLWFFLRQMVSEVIVRLLVAASFATTAGIAAYHVGVEQGWWEGTAECAADTSAGLSLDQLREQLMTAPIVKCNEIAWELFGISMAGYNFIFAAAMTIFMLLSVRYLVREAK; encoded by the coding sequence ATGGACGTATTGTATAGGAACGCACTTTGGATTGCTTTGGCGATGTCCGTTGTCACCATTGGTATGGTCTTTATCGCCCAGTATGGTTTTGACCTGTATCCTTGTGTTCTTTGTATTTATCAGCGTTGGCCTTATGCGGCGATTATTGCCCTTGTGGTGCTTTGGTTTTTCTTGCGACAAATGGTCTCTGAGGTGATTGTTCGCTTGCTGGTCGCCGCGTCATTTGCGACAACTGCAGGGATCGCGGCTTACCATGTAGGTGTGGAGCAAGGCTGGTGGGAAGGTACAGCGGAATGCGCTGCTGACACATCTGCCGGCTTGTCGCTTGATCAATTGCGCGAGCAGCTGATGACGGCCCCCATTGTGAAGTGTAATGAAATTGCCTGGGAGCTGTTTGGTATTTCCATGGCGGGGTATAACTTTATTTTTGCCGCCGCCATGACCATATTTATGCTGTTGTCTGTTAGGTATCTTGTCAGAGAAGCAAAATAA
- a CDS encoding glutathione S-transferase family protein, producing MATLELLGSPGSPYTRKMLSVLRYRRVPYVVHWTMGTKKKEGYPDARVPLLPTFYFQDDNGEMEAVVDSTPIIRRLEDEYEGRSIIPADPRLSFLNDLLEDFADEWLTKIMFHFRWAHKRDAENAAPLLVHWSHPTMEPAKAQEAAAAFADRQINRLYVVGSNDTTRQTIEESYLRLLDVLESLLQKSQFLFGDRPSSADFALQGQLTQIGIIEPTPAELMATRSPRLRAWIDRMDDLSGLDCREEGWSSFEDVSAHLAPLLKEIGHVYGPFLLANAAAVMGAETSFKTIIDGKPWEQPTFPYQAKCLKELRDCYSRLDDTAKESLQTVLQSANLLGNGNMLG from the coding sequence ATGGCGACGCTTGAACTATTGGGATCACCCGGGTCACCTTACACGCGTAAAATGTTAAGTGTGCTGCGATATAGGCGCGTTCCCTATGTGGTTCACTGGACCATGGGAACAAAGAAAAAGGAAGGATATCCTGACGCGAGGGTGCCGTTGCTTCCGACTTTCTATTTTCAGGACGACAACGGTGAGATGGAGGCCGTTGTAGACTCGACGCCTATCATCAGGCGTTTAGAGGATGAATATGAAGGGCGGAGTATTATTCCAGCGGACCCTAGGCTATCCTTTTTGAATGACCTGTTAGAAGATTTTGCGGATGAATGGCTGACCAAGATCATGTTCCATTTCAGATGGGCGCACAAACGGGATGCGGAAAATGCGGCACCGCTACTGGTTCACTGGTCTCACCCAACAATGGAACCAGCGAAAGCACAAGAAGCGGCCGCTGCTTTCGCTGATCGGCAGATTAATCGTTTGTATGTGGTGGGGTCGAATGACACCACACGCCAAACAATTGAAGAGAGCTATCTTCGTCTTTTGGATGTTTTGGAAAGCCTGTTACAGAAGTCGCAGTTTCTATTTGGCGACCGTCCATCGTCTGCTGATTTCGCCCTGCAGGGACAATTGACGCAAATCGGGATTATTGAACCAACACCCGCCGAGCTTATGGCTACCCGTAGTCCCCGCCTTCGGGCCTGGATAGATCGGATGGACGATCTGTCGGGCCTGGATTGCCGTGAAGAGGGGTGGTCTTCTTTTGAGGATGTCTCTGCTCACCTGGCTCCGCTTTTAAAAGAGATCGGACATGTATATGGACCGTTCCTTTTGGCAAATGCCGCCGCGGTAATGGGGGCGGAGACGTCATTTAAGACAATCATTGATGGCAAGCCGTGGGAGCAACCAACCTTTCCGTATCAAGCGAAATGCTTAAAGGAATTGCGAGACTGTTATTCGAGGCTTGATGATACTGCGAAAGAGAGCTTGCAGACGGTATTGCAGAGTGCCAATCTTCTGGGTAACGGCAATATGCTTGGGTAG
- a CDS encoding YqaA family protein — translation MLRKLYDYTMSFAARPNASYFLAGVSFIESSVFPIPPDVMLIPMVLADRAKAWRHALVCSIFSVLGGLLGYVIGYYFFTLIGDSIISFYGYQDKFANFQASYEEWGAWIVAFFGLTPFPYKVITIASGVVQLNLAAFISASVLSRSARFFLVAGLLYWFGEPIREFIEKYLGILTFLFFILLFGGFVLIKYVI, via the coding sequence ATGCTGCGAAAATTATATGATTATACGATGAGCTTCGCAGCCCGCCCCAACGCAAGTTATTTCCTTGCAGGGGTTTCCTTTATAGAAAGTTCTGTTTTTCCTATTCCGCCGGACGTGATGTTGATCCCGATGGTGTTGGCGGATCGGGCCAAGGCGTGGCGTCATGCGCTGGTTTGTAGCATCTTCTCAGTGCTCGGGGGGCTGCTTGGGTATGTGATCGGGTACTACTTCTTCACCCTCATCGGGGATAGCATCATCAGTTTCTATGGCTATCAGGACAAATTCGCGAATTTTCAGGCCTCCTATGAAGAATGGGGGGCATGGATTGTCGCCTTCTTTGGATTGACCCCTTTCCCTTATAAAGTGATTACAATCGCAAGTGGTGTTGTTCAGCTGAACTTGGCCGCGTTTATTTCAGCCTCTGTTTTATCACGCAGCGCGCGTTTCTTCCTGGTAGCTGGACTTCTTTATTGGTTCGGTGAACCCATTAGAGAGTTTATTGAGAAATATCTCGGAATTTTGACATTTTTGTTCTTCATTCTGTTGTTTGGTGGCTTCGTACTGATTAAGTATGTGATCTAG